The Chitinophaga flava genome has a segment encoding these proteins:
- a CDS encoding MFS transporter, producing MEEMDDRRWWALAVLCMGAFLSPLDFFIVNVALPAIKSGLNASEGALQLVVAGYGASYAVFVVTGGRLGDIYGRKRIFLLGMMLFTLTSGICAMATDIRLLIGARIVQGLSAALLAPQVLSTIRVIFPAKEQPLAMGIFGAVFGLAAIGGQLLGGVLVEAGIFGWTWQSVFMINIPVGIITGITGKYILKENRPPFRQQLDIPGMLLITLALLLFIYPIIMGREAHWPAWIFVCLLGAVLAGGCFVYIEQLTLKRGRAPLIQLPLFKDRHFVKGLGVIYLYNHTAAFFLVYPYYLQHELHHDVLSAGLSVLPYAAGFFVGPLISPVLARRLGTYIIGLGQGLLVTGFSLVVISLLQSPEPGLLLQAGLFCAGIGHGIVMPSIMRIILAAMPGPVAGQAAGIVSTAIQVGGVMGVALLGTLFFALLEHFIAPTALGITLGCLAALELLGLALVISLSSTKK from the coding sequence ATGGAAGAAATGGATGACCGCCGTTGGTGGGCACTGGCAGTGCTTTGTATGGGCGCATTTTTATCGCCGCTGGATTTTTTTATTGTGAATGTAGCCTTGCCGGCCATTAAAAGCGGGCTGAACGCATCGGAGGGCGCTTTGCAGCTGGTAGTTGCTGGTTATGGAGCGTCCTATGCGGTATTTGTTGTGACAGGTGGCCGGTTAGGAGATATTTACGGACGGAAACGTATTTTTTTGCTGGGGATGATGTTGTTTACCCTTACTTCCGGCATTTGTGCGATGGCAACAGATATTCGTTTGCTGATAGGGGCGCGGATTGTACAGGGTTTGTCGGCAGCTTTACTGGCGCCGCAGGTATTGTCTACTATCCGGGTGATCTTTCCGGCTAAGGAGCAGCCGCTGGCCATGGGTATTTTCGGGGCCGTGTTTGGACTGGCGGCTATAGGTGGACAGCTGCTAGGTGGCGTGCTCGTTGAGGCTGGTATCTTTGGCTGGACCTGGCAAAGCGTGTTTATGATCAATATACCGGTGGGTATTATTACAGGTATAACGGGCAAGTATATATTAAAAGAGAACCGGCCTCCTTTCCGGCAGCAGCTGGATATACCAGGTATGCTGCTGATCACACTGGCGTTGTTATTGTTTATCTACCCGATTATTATGGGGCGTGAGGCGCATTGGCCGGCATGGATATTTGTGTGTTTGCTGGGGGCGGTACTGGCTGGTGGTTGTTTTGTATATATCGAACAGCTTACGCTGAAACGCGGACGGGCTCCATTGATACAGCTGCCCTTGTTTAAGGACCGGCATTTTGTGAAAGGGTTGGGTGTCATTTATTTGTACAATCATACAGCCGCTTTTTTCCTGGTATATCCTTATTATTTACAACATGAACTGCACCACGATGTATTGTCGGCGGGGCTGTCGGTGCTGCCTTATGCAGCGGGGTTCTTTGTGGGACCATTGATCAGCCCGGTGCTGGCCAGGAGGCTGGGTACTTATATCATTGGTTTGGGGCAGGGGCTGCTGGTGACGGGCTTTAGCCTGGTGGTGATAAGTCTGCTACAATCACCGGAACCGGGCCTGCTGCTACAGGCAGGGTTGTTTTGTGCGGGCATAGGCCATGGTATTGTAATGCCTTCCATCATGCGTATCATACTGGCAGCGATGCCAGGGCCGGTGGCTGGTCAGGCTGCAGGTATTGTGAGCACGGCTATCCAGGTGGGCGGCGTAATGGGTGTGGCCCTGTTGGGAACCTTGTTTTTTGCCCTGTTGGAACATTTTATTGCTCCAACTGCGCTGGGCATCACCCTGGGATGCCTGGCAGCACTGGAGTTGCTGGGACTCGCGTTGGTCATCTCCCTATCATCCACAAAAAAATAA
- a CDS encoding nuclear transport factor 2 family protein: MDNLSKAKEEVIRFSEYITAWFKGEERVAAAGSEGVLQYISHDFRMVSPNGVRRDRQDLASWLPAAFGQYPEMRITINDIQGYATQHHVLLTYTETQHDGTNENTRYSSAVFIREGEHMVWLNLWEMP, encoded by the coding sequence ATGGACAATCTCAGTAAAGCAAAAGAAGAAGTTATCCGGTTTAGTGAGTACATAACAGCCTGGTTCAAGGGTGAAGAGCGTGTAGCCGCTGCCGGTAGTGAAGGTGTGTTACAATACATCAGCCATGATTTCCGGATGGTATCGCCCAATGGTGTCAGACGCGACCGGCAGGACCTGGCTTCCTGGCTGCCAGCGGCTTTCGGGCAATATCCGGAAATGCGTATAACCATTAACGATATACAGGGTTACGCCACTCAACACCACGTGTTGCTCACTTATACAGAAACACAGCACGATGGGACCAATGAAAATACCCGTTATTCCAGTGCTGTATTTATCCGCGAAGGAGAGCATATGGTATGGCTGAACCTCTGGGAAATGCCTTAG
- a CDS encoding MarR family winged helix-turn-helix transcriptional regulator: MENPKPIGWYLKEADSLITATFNSTFESMDLTRFHWQVLKNISVHGSISLNEYYPQVARFITPETLQEIVHTLTTRGWITFHDNTCRFTDTGAKAFASMAARQQKIQEKMLEGTRLEDYTHTILFLDKIIQNLKTGI, translated from the coding sequence ATGGAAAATCCTAAACCCATCGGATGGTATCTCAAAGAAGCCGACAGCCTTATCACAGCCACCTTCAACAGTACCTTCGAAAGCATGGACCTTACCCGCTTTCACTGGCAGGTACTAAAAAACATCTCCGTCCATGGTAGTATTTCGCTGAATGAATACTACCCACAGGTGGCACGTTTTATCACTCCTGAAACATTACAGGAAATAGTACATACACTTACAACCCGCGGCTGGATTACCTTTCATGACAATACCTGCCGCTTCACAGATACCGGTGCAAAAGCCTTTGCCAGCATGGCCGCCAGGCAACAGAAAATCCAGGAAAAGATGCTGGAAGGTACCCGCCTGGAAGACTATACCCACACCATCCTTTTCCTGGATAAGATCATTCAGAACCTGAAAACCGGGATCTAA
- a CDS encoding VOC family protein, producing the protein MTINHLNLTVKDVSQASLFFQTNLGFQHSSDTPPNDTIAVLNGPDGFLLVLMQERLNENGNHSYPDAFHIGFYLPDKAAVHHTWQQLQDGGILLTQAPKQIRKTFGFYFHYDNIMIEITTANNN; encoded by the coding sequence ATGACCATCAATCACTTAAACTTAACTGTAAAAGATGTTTCCCAGGCCAGCCTCTTTTTCCAGACTAATCTCGGCTTTCAACATAGCAGCGACACTCCACCTAACGACACCATCGCTGTACTGAACGGACCAGATGGTTTCCTGTTGGTACTCATGCAGGAACGGCTAAACGAAAACGGTAATCACTCCTATCCCGATGCCTTCCACATTGGTTTTTATCTGCCCGATAAAGCAGCCGTACATCACACCTGGCAACAGTTACAGGATGGCGGTATACTACTGACCCAAGCCCCTAAACAGATCCGGAAAACATTCGGTTTCTACTTTCACTACGATAACATCATGATCGAAATCACCACTGCCAATAACAACTAA
- a CDS encoding winged helix DNA-binding domain-containing protein has protein sequence MKGTTNLTTMNAFDITLQRLQYQHLLTPEFRDPSALVSWMGAVQAQDYAASKWAIGQRLKDITETMLDDAMGNWSIIRTHVLRPTWHFVAPQDLRWMLELTAPRIKAFCSYNDNRWGITPAMISKSHKILEKLLRDKQQLNRLQIAPALREAGISTDEYRLGALLMHAELDRIICSGPRHGKQFTYVLLEEHVAPVASLSREASLATLALRYFTSHGPATLQDYAWWSGLTITEAKRGLDAIQDELVSVAVDGKTYWMSPDQQHPAAQPSVFLLPAFDEFTVAYKKRDIQQLLINGSLPPMASLGPVIVVDGQITGTWKRSIRKNDILLELQHFQPLKKSHQPALKAAIQQYSDFTGSPVSLK, from the coding sequence ATGAAAGGAACCACTAACTTAACAACCATGAATGCTTTTGATATTACATTACAAAGACTACAGTACCAGCACCTCCTGACTCCGGAATTCAGAGATCCGTCAGCGTTAGTGTCGTGGATGGGCGCAGTACAGGCACAGGACTATGCTGCTTCCAAATGGGCTATAGGTCAGCGTTTGAAGGACATTACCGAAACCATGCTGGACGACGCCATGGGCAACTGGTCCATTATCCGTACACATGTGCTGCGTCCTACCTGGCATTTTGTGGCGCCACAGGACCTGCGCTGGATGCTGGAACTGACGGCTCCCCGGATCAAAGCGTTTTGTTCGTATAATGATAACCGTTGGGGTATCACCCCGGCGATGATTTCAAAGAGTCATAAAATACTGGAGAAACTGTTGCGCGACAAACAACAGCTCAACCGGCTGCAGATCGCGCCTGCCCTTCGTGAAGCAGGTATCTCCACAGATGAGTATCGCCTGGGGGCCCTGCTGATGCATGCAGAACTGGACCGTATCATCTGCAGTGGTCCAAGGCATGGGAAACAGTTCACCTATGTGTTGCTGGAAGAACACGTCGCTCCGGTGGCGTCTTTAAGCCGGGAAGCCTCTCTGGCTACGCTCGCCCTGCGGTACTTTACCAGTCATGGCCCCGCTACCTTACAGGACTATGCCTGGTGGTCGGGGCTGACAATCACAGAAGCCAAAAGAGGCCTGGACGCTATTCAGGACGAGCTGGTATCTGTAGCAGTGGATGGTAAGACTTATTGGATGTCACCCGATCAGCAGCATCCGGCCGCTCAGCCCTCCGTTTTCCTGCTGCCTGCTTTTGATGAGTTTACCGTAGCCTATAAAAAAAGAGATATCCAGCAACTGCTGATCAACGGGAGCCTCCCTCCTATGGCCAGCCTCGGGCCGGTAATAGTAGTAGATGGCCAGATCACCGGCACATGGAAACGAAGCATCCGAAAAAATGATATACTCCTCGAACTGCAACACTTCCAACCACTGAAAAAATCACATCAGCCAGCGCTGAAAGCTGCTATTCAACAATACAGTGATTTCACCGGCTCACCCGTAAGCCTGAAATAA
- a CDS encoding isochorismate lyase, which yields MKQPHECSDMTEIRQEIDRIDHHIIQQLAERYAYVQAAAKFKTDAAAVKAPERFKAMLQTRREWASTAGLDPDVIEKMYTDLVNYFISEEMSHWKKQ from the coding sequence ATGAAACAACCACATGAATGCTCTGATATGACCGAGATCCGCCAGGAGATAGACCGCATCGATCATCATATTATCCAACAGCTCGCCGAACGTTATGCTTATGTACAGGCCGCTGCTAAATTTAAAACCGACGCCGCCGCAGTAAAAGCACCGGAACGGTTTAAAGCCATGCTGCAGACACGCCGGGAGTGGGCTTCCACGGCAGGACTTGATCCTGATGTAATCGAAAAAATGTACACCGACCTCGTGAATTATTTTATTTCAGAAGAAATGAGTCACTGGAAAAAACAATAA
- a CDS encoding P63C domain-containing protein, with product MIALVDEATGYQYDRERFELQKIPTAYISDEILKWQLTFTDEFYKQVYRLWGLPLIPQYIKNKPSIIGKLITRYIYEHLPEGVL from the coding sequence ATGATCGCCCTAGTTGACGAAGCTACCGGGTACCAGTATGACAGAGAAAGGTTTGAGCTACAAAAAATTCCTACTGCATATATTTCGGATGAGATTTTAAAATGGCAGCTCACATTTACTGATGAATTCTACAAACAAGTATATCGACTGTGGGGATTGCCACTCATACCCCAATACATCAAAAATAAACCTTCAATTATAGGTAAGCTTATAACCCGCTACATATATGAACATTTACCTGAGGGAGTATTATAA
- a CDS encoding DUF6443 domain-containing protein, translating into MGVSAELTWGQTEKANQPEYIPNPTLNRIRTWQPIQMFTSSDQVLNSFDPAKSKLTVKYFDGLGRPLQDIVVGYSPTTKDLVRIYSFDKTGRQQYNYLPYISNNGNGVFNINAYNDQQQYLSSLYPDDNYFYSQTVFENSPLNRVQKKLLPGINLVGSDRGDASNYEFNKNEDDVKIWKSSEDYNVLPVVSGVYPVNSLRKDITISDRGLRTVSFIDKVGRLILSKTELNLNTPDGHQGWVSTYYIYDEDGNPRMVISPKAVDLISSTWTLSSSIVDELCYQTYYDKSGRLVKKKNPGRAQEEMVYDRRDRVMYVKDGNTPGQWKVNYYDSWNRMMRTGISSNPKSREQLQQEADFLPSNVVQSKTGDMIVDKRNSYVIKYTASNSILFTSGFFADKGDGFEASLDPGATNSPVFSEYFEENPVPSIENIQWLSFNYYDGYFFPGATGFNNTDFLKLVNDDQNRGVSINSPYYDVQGLKTGEAILVPELGVTITTTYYYDTDGRVIQTIGNNSVGGINSFSTRYTFDGLIASTYHRHTNNLDTEIPQISKLTVVNKDITGRTLQVKCKLNNETDFRTIVSNKYNELGKLSEKSYGSALGVDKFEYDARGHLISMNKDFVRDGVNGFFGYELLFDKNTSSSIVNTGISNPRYDGNVAAMIWRGSGQPKKYEYVYDNLSRLLQADYTAYAGDWSNAVEDFTMKTTDNGDVNQAYDYNGNIKRMLHFGAPNRVIDDLVYSYENGERSNRLKYIYDKQNDPTSTLGDFKEPAPNNVANINQGTPDYGYDNNGNLIFDLNKDIVSISYNTHDLPTKFVFSDNSSVSFIYTEDGKKLRKSVVDNTVVPSRLTTTYFDNGFEFQDNHLRSFNQEEGRVRVIRMGADVRSYAFDYFIKDYLGNVRSVITDNKNVGSFYLATMESKAAATENQLFSNLDATRTTVPNGYPDTTSKGNNKFVAKLNGRTAEHKIGPSLVLKVMKGDTIQIGVKAFYKSGQLVENNDATAGTLLLSAIDVLQRQATGGIHHSDMISSGSRSASATFPSSLMKLVNNDNSIPNSRPRAYLNYVLFDEKFNLSEKNSGVKQIKENPDNLQVLSSDRFVIQDNGFLYISTTNESGNDVYFDDLAISMSPGPLLEESHYYPFGLKINAISSNAYPNTDYYENTLKFNGKYLNEKELKDNRGLKLHDFGARMYDAAIGRWMGHDPKSSDFPKSSPYSFGLNNPGRYIDPDGRAAVPPSTFVDQYGNVVGGTTGDGDRGVYMVKGLTRENFNIFKTDTYKSEGAKLGETFSVYSFLEPSTNIWMGHINMLSMDAKSELTLATNMFKEYQKNHSSFESFSYYKSNAGNLQTYDIKTWGVTDKWGRMSEAEKFNHVYTASFAAPGIIMTRRDEGNYAAGMLMKITGLGNDIMISGYGAYQSNGNKMDWSFYLKAMVNYLFMKLDNVQNIGHNPQIYDPGSPVFSDDPGSEQLQRVGYEMPVVF; encoded by the coding sequence TTGGGCGTTTCAGCTGAATTAACCTGGGGACAAACAGAAAAGGCCAATCAGCCAGAATATATACCTAATCCAACTTTGAACCGGATTCGTACCTGGCAGCCAATTCAGATGTTCACTAGTTCCGATCAGGTTCTGAATTCATTTGATCCCGCAAAATCCAAGCTGACAGTTAAGTATTTTGATGGACTGGGCCGCCCTTTACAGGATATTGTTGTGGGGTATTCACCAACTACTAAGGATCTTGTTCGCATTTATTCTTTTGACAAGACCGGCCGCCAGCAATATAACTATCTGCCGTATATCAGCAATAACGGAAATGGGGTATTCAATATAAATGCCTATAATGATCAACAGCAGTACCTGTCAAGTCTGTACCCGGATGATAATTACTTTTATTCCCAAACAGTTTTTGAAAACTCGCCATTAAACAGGGTTCAGAAGAAACTTTTGCCGGGCATAAATTTAGTTGGAAGTGACCGGGGCGATGCGTCAAATTATGAGTTCAATAAGAATGAAGACGATGTGAAAATCTGGAAATCATCGGAGGACTATAATGTTTTACCTGTAGTTAGTGGAGTTTATCCCGTCAATAGTTTGCGCAAAGATATAACTATAAGTGATCGGGGTTTGCGAACGGTAAGTTTTATTGATAAAGTAGGACGTTTGATATTAAGTAAAACTGAACTTAATTTAAATACTCCTGACGGCCATCAGGGTTGGGTATCGACTTATTATATTTATGATGAAGATGGTAACCCCAGGATGGTTATTTCACCGAAGGCAGTGGATCTCATTTCTTCTACATGGACATTGTCATCATCGATTGTAGATGAGCTTTGTTATCAGACATATTATGATAAATCAGGACGGTTGGTGAAAAAGAAGAATCCTGGTCGTGCTCAGGAAGAAATGGTGTATGACCGGAGGGATAGAGTTATGTATGTTAAAGATGGTAATACCCCTGGTCAATGGAAAGTAAACTATTACGATAGCTGGAACAGAATGATGAGAACGGGAATCTCATCTAACCCAAAAAGTAGGGAGCAGCTTCAGCAGGAAGCAGATTTTCTTCCATCAAATGTCGTCCAATCAAAAACTGGAGACATGATTGTGGATAAAAGAAATAGCTATGTGATAAAATACACAGCAAGTAATAGTATACTTTTTACCTCTGGTTTTTTTGCCGACAAAGGAGATGGATTTGAAGCATCTCTTGATCCAGGGGCAACCAATAGCCCGGTTTTTTCTGAATATTTTGAAGAGAATCCTGTACCGTCAATTGAAAATATTCAATGGTTGTCTTTCAATTACTATGATGGTTATTTTTTCCCTGGAGCTACCGGTTTTAATAATACAGATTTTCTGAAATTAGTTAATGATGATCAAAATAGAGGGGTTAGTATTAATTCTCCCTATTATGATGTACAAGGTCTGAAAACAGGTGAAGCAATTTTAGTTCCTGAATTAGGAGTTACCATTACTACAACCTATTATTATGATACGGATGGTAGAGTTATACAGACAATAGGTAACAACTCAGTAGGTGGTATTAACTCTTTCTCCACTCGATACACATTTGATGGTCTAATCGCATCTACCTATCATCGCCATACTAACAATCTTGATACAGAGATCCCTCAGATATCAAAATTAACTGTTGTAAATAAAGATATAACAGGAAGGACTCTACAGGTCAAATGTAAGCTTAACAATGAAACGGACTTCAGAACTATTGTCTCCAATAAATATAATGAACTTGGGAAATTATCAGAGAAAAGTTATGGGAGTGCATTAGGTGTGGATAAATTCGAATATGATGCCCGTGGTCATTTAATATCGATGAATAAGGATTTTGTACGTGATGGAGTCAACGGTTTTTTTGGTTATGAATTACTGTTTGATAAAAATACTTCCTCCTCAATTGTAAACACTGGAATCAGTAATCCACGATATGATGGCAATGTTGCGGCAATGATTTGGAGAGGAAGCGGACAGCCAAAGAAATATGAATATGTCTATGATAATCTCAGCCGATTATTACAAGCTGACTATACTGCATACGCAGGGGACTGGTCAAATGCTGTTGAAGATTTTACTATGAAGACCACTGATAACGGGGATGTTAATCAGGCATATGACTATAATGGTAATATAAAAAGAATGCTTCATTTTGGGGCTCCCAATAGGGTGATTGATGATCTGGTTTATTCTTATGAAAATGGGGAGAGAAGTAATAGATTGAAATATATTTATGATAAGCAAAATGATCCGACGAGTACCTTAGGAGATTTTAAGGAACCAGCCCCCAACAATGTTGCGAATATAAATCAAGGGACACCGGATTATGGGTATGATAATAATGGGAACTTGATTTTTGATCTTAATAAAGATATCGTTTCCATTTCCTATAATACTCATGACTTGCCAACTAAGTTTGTCTTTTCCGATAATAGCTCCGTGTCTTTCATCTATACAGAAGATGGGAAAAAACTAAGAAAATCGGTGGTCGATAATACTGTAGTGCCATCCAGATTAACTACTACTTATTTTGACAATGGATTTGAGTTCCAGGATAACCATTTAAGAAGTTTTAATCAGGAAGAGGGGCGGGTTAGAGTTATTCGTATGGGGGCTGATGTTCGATCCTATGCATTTGATTATTTCATAAAGGACTATTTGGGCAATGTAAGAAGCGTTATTACAGATAATAAAAATGTGGGTTCGTTTTATCTGGCTACAATGGAATCGAAAGCTGCGGCTACAGAAAATCAATTGTTTAGTAATTTAGATGCAACCCGTACAACTGTTCCTAATGGTTATCCTGATACGACTTCCAAGGGAAATAATAAATTTGTTGCTAAACTAAATGGAAGAACAGCGGAACATAAAATAGGCCCATCATTGGTCCTGAAGGTAATGAAAGGGGATACCATCCAGATTGGAGTTAAGGCATTCTACAAATCAGGACAACTTGTTGAAAATAATGATGCAACTGCCGGTACTTTGTTGTTGTCAGCTATTGATGTTTTACAGCGACAAGCAACTGGTGGAATTCATCATTCGGATATGATTTCATCCGGTTCCCGATCAGCATCTGCTACATTTCCTTCTTCTCTGATGAAGCTTGTAAACAATGATAATTCTATTCCGAACTCAAGACCCAGGGCTTATTTGAATTATGTTCTTTTTGATGAGAAATTCAATTTATCCGAGAAAAATAGTGGGGTTAAGCAGATTAAAGAAAATCCTGATAATTTACAGGTATTGTCTTCTGACAGATTTGTGATTCAGGATAATGGCTTTTTATATATATCCACTACAAATGAATCCGGAAATGATGTATACTTTGATGATTTAGCGATTAGCATGTCTCCCGGACCGCTTCTTGAGGAATCCCATTATTATCCTTTTGGCTTAAAAATTAACGCTATCAGTTCTAACGCATACCCTAATACTGACTATTATGAAAATACTTTAAAGTTTAATGGAAAGTATTTAAATGAAAAAGAACTAAAGGATAACAGAGGGTTAAAGCTTCATGATTTTGGTGCCAGAATGTATGATGCTGCTATTGGCCGTTGGATGGGGCATGATCCTAAAAGTAGTGATTTCCCCAAAAGCTCCCCTTACAGTTTTGGATTAAATAATCCTGGTCGTTATATTGATCCGGATGGTCGTGCAGCAGTGCCTCCCAGCACATTTGTTGATCAGTATGGCAATGTGGTGGGTGGAACCACAGGCGACGGAGATAGAGGGGTGTATATGGTGAAAGGTTTAACGCGCGAGAATTTCAATATTTTTAAAACGGATACTTACAAAAGTGAAGGTGCTAAACTGGGAGAAACTTTTTCAGTTTATTCATTTTTGGAACCAAGTACTAATATCTGGATGGGACATATTAATATGTTGTCTATGGATGCTAAATCTGAACTGACCTTGGCTACAAATATGTTTAAGGAATATCAGAAGAACCATAGCTCTTTTGAATCTTTTTCATATTATAAGAGTAATGCAGGCAATTTACAAACCTATGATATCAAAACTTGGGGAGTGACTGATAAGTGGGGGCGTATGAGCGAAGCAGAAAAATTTAATCACGTATATACAGCTTCTTTTGCGGCACCTGGAATAATTATGACGCGAAGGGATGAAGGCAATTATGCCGCTGGGATGTTGATGAAAATAACCGGGCTAGGAAACGATATTATGATATCAGGCTACGGAGCTTACCAATCTAATGGTAATAAAATGGACTGGAGTTTCTATTTGAAGGCCATGGTTAATTATCTTTTTATGAAATTAGATAATGTACAAAACATTGGCCATAATCCTCAGATATATGATCCCGGATCTCCGGTCTTTAGCGATGATCCAGGTTCGGAGCAACTACAGAGAGTCGGTTACGAAATGCCAGTTGTTTTTTAG
- a CDS encoding YrdB family protein: protein MFLLKWLNRSLAFSLEIIMLIVAVYVPVKIIASPWLRYAVAAGLLLLIIVLWGTWAAPTATRRLKLPYIVIFKFLIYLIPTYLLFKMGMKNYAWMLYGLVVTTEIAAVLFNEYN, encoded by the coding sequence ATGTTTCTACTCAAGTGGTTAAATCGTTCACTGGCCTTTTCACTGGAAATAATTATGTTGATTGTTGCAGTGTACGTTCCTGTTAAGATCATTGCTTCTCCATGGTTAAGATATGCAGTGGCTGCGGGATTGTTATTGCTTATCATCGTACTCTGGGGTACATGGGCAGCACCAACAGCTACGCGGAGGTTAAAATTACCATACATCGTTATTTTCAAATTCCTGATCTACCTCATCCCTACTTACCTCCTTTTTAAGATGGGGATGAAGAATTATGCCTGGATGTTATATGGTTTGGTAGTGACAACCGAAATAGCGGCGGTACTGTTCAATGAGTATAATTAA
- a CDS encoding type 1 glutamine amidotransferase domain-containing protein has product MKTILLIVTNVDMYASGRLKTGLWLSELTHIYHSAKEKGWNIIIASPKGGNVPIDPESLKPLVLDKISKDYYRSPSFMNELNHSKNLEAVKDEVFDCIYLSGGHATMYDFPDDTNLQYIIRKQYERNKMVAAICHGVGGLLNVKLSNGEYLIKGKSMTGFNWFEETIARRKKEVPFNLEAAIKERGADLKKSIIPMTSNVVVDKNLITGQNPFSSREMAKVIVRELEKQPG; this is encoded by the coding sequence ATGAAAACCATTTTATTAATAGTCACCAACGTTGATATGTATGCAAGCGGTAGACTAAAAACCGGCTTATGGCTCAGCGAGCTTACACATATCTACCACAGTGCAAAAGAAAAAGGTTGGAATATTATTATCGCCAGCCCCAAAGGAGGGAATGTTCCGATTGATCCTGAAAGCCTCAAACCTTTGGTATTAGATAAAATTTCAAAAGACTATTACAGGAGTCCGTCATTTATGAACGAACTGAATCACTCCAAAAATCTGGAAGCGGTTAAGGATGAAGTTTTCGACTGCATCTATCTGTCAGGCGGACACGCTACCATGTATGATTTTCCTGATGATACCAATTTACAATACATCATCCGGAAACAATACGAAAGGAACAAAATGGTAGCCGCTATTTGTCACGGGGTAGGCGGATTGCTGAATGTAAAACTTTCTAATGGGGAATATTTAATCAAAGGAAAGTCAATGACCGGTTTTAATTGGTTTGAAGAAACTATCGCAAGAAGGAAAAAAGAAGTGCCTTTCAACCTTGAAGCAGCTATCAAAGAAAGAGGTGCAGATCTAAAAAAATCGATTATTCCAATGACCTCAAATGTAGTGGTGGATAAAAATCTTATTACCGGACAAAATCCTTTCAGCTCCAGGGAAATGGCAAAAGTGATTGTCAGAGAGCTCGAAAAGCAACCAGGTTAA